From the genome of Leptodactylus fuscus isolate aLepFus1 chromosome 1, aLepFus1.hap2, whole genome shotgun sequence, one region includes:
- the ADD1 gene encoding alpha-adducin isoform X7 codes for MNGDSNAGVVTSPPPTNAPHKEKYFDRVDENNPEYLRERNMAPDLRQDFNMMEQKKRVSMILQSPAFCDELETMIQDQLKKGKNPTGLLALQQIADFMTTTVPSVYPSAPQGGMAALNLSLGMVTPVNDLRGSDSIAYEKGEKLLRCKLAAFYRLADLFGWSQLIYNHITVRVSSEQEHFLIVPFGLLYSEVTASSLVKINIQGEVVDRGSTNLGVNKAGFTLHSAIYAARPDVKCIVHIHTPAGAAVSAMKCGLLPLSPEALCLGEVAYHDYHGILVDEEEKVLIQKNLGPRSKVLILRNHGLVTMGETVEEAFYYIHNLVSACEIQVRTLASAGGPDNLVLLDPGKYKKSRSPESPSGDAVTHPKWLVGEQEFEALMRMLDNLGYRTGYPYRCPALREKAKKYSDVEIPASVTGYSFGSDGDSGTSSPLRHSFQKQQREKTKWLNSGRADEASDEGQNGGSPKSKTKVWTNITHDHVKPLLQSLSSGVCVPSCITNCLWTKEEGLRSATSAVPSLFVPLNTDPKEVQEMRNKIREQNLQDIKTAGPQSQVLCGVVVDRSIAQGELITASKAIIEKEYQPKVIVSTAGPNPFNKLTDRELEEYRKEVERKQKDAEGPPEELAEHKETLPDHSLIRTPPSTPIKQEEESQQEQTYRDDSDAATFKQTLPDLTPDEPSESLCFPTSAKPNQDEKASVEDLPQVHTETTTSPEGTKEPQPQNIEPAPAMPAAEDAAQADPAQADAGSDESPGKSPSKKKKKFRTPSFLKKNKKKSES; via the exons ATGAATGGTGATTCCAACGCAGGGGTGGTGACCTCACCACCCCCAACCAATGCTCCACACAAAGAAAAGTACTTTGACCGTGTGGATGAGAACAACCCAGAATACTTAAGGGAGCGAAACATGGCGCCTGACCTTCGCCAGGACTTCAACATGATGGAGCAGAAAAAGAGAGTCTCCATGATACTTCAGAGTCCG GCATTCTGTGATGAACTAGAAACAATGATTCAAGACCAACTCAAAAAAGGCAAAAATCCAACCGGCTTGCTGGCACTACAACAGATCGCAGACTTCATGACCACAACTGTACCAAGTGTTTACCCATCAGCGCCTCAAGGTGGAATGGCAGCATTAAACTTGA GTTTAGGAATGGTAACGCCTGTGAACGACCTTAGAGGATCTGACTCTATCGCCTATGAAAAGGGGGAGAAGTTGCTACGATGTAAGCTGGCAGCATTTTATCGATTAGCCGACTTGTTTGGGTGGTCCCAGCTTATCTACAATCACATTACT GTCAGAGTGAGTTCAGAGCAAGAACACTTCCTAATTGTTCCCTTTGGGCTCCTGTACAGCGAGGTCACTGCCTCTAGCTTG gtAAAAATCAATATTCAAGGTGAAGTAGTGGATCGTGGAAGTACAAACCTAGGAGTGAATAAGGCCGGCTTCACACTGCATTCTGCGATTTATGCAGCCCGACCTGATGTGAAATGCATTGTCCACATCCATACCCCTGCTGGGGCTGCA GTCTCTGCCATGAAATGCGGCTTACTGCCACTATCTCCAGAAGCCCTGTGCCTCGGTGAGGTGGCTTACCATGACTACCATGGCATCCTGGTTGATGAGGAGGAGAAAGTATTAATACAGAAAAACCTGGGTCCAAGAAGCAAA GTACTCATTCTCCGAAATCACGGACTCGTAACCATGGGAGAAACTGTTGAAGAGGCATTTTATTATATCCACAACCTTGTGTCTGCCTGTGAGATTCAG GTACGCACCCTAGCAAGTGCAGGGGGACCAGACAACTTGGTACTACTAGATCCTGGAAAATACAAAAAGTCTCGTTCACCTGAGTCACCGTCTGGAGACGCAGTTACACATCCAAAGTGGCTTGTTGGGGAGCAAGAATTTGAAGCCCTCATGCGAATGCTGGATAACCTA GGATACAGAACTGGCTACCCCTATAGATGTCCTGCCCTGCGGGAAAAGGCCAAAAAGTACAGTGACGTTGAGATCCCAGCCAGCGTCACTGGCTATTCCTTTGGCAGCGATGGTGACTCAGGCACAAGTTCTCCTCTCAGACACAGTTTTCAGAAACAACAACGCGAGAAGACAAAGTGGCTGAACTCTGGTAGAGCAGATGAAGCCTCAGATGAAGGGCAGAACGGAGGCAGCCCCAAGTCGAAGACTAAGGTGTGGACGAACATTACACACGATCACGTGAAACCCTTGCTGCAGTCTCTCTCGTCCGGTGTCTGCGTGCCAAGCTGTATAACCAACTGCTTG TGGACTAAAGAGGAAGGGCTTAGATCTGCCACCTCTGCCGTCCCTAGCCTGTTTGTCCCATTGAACACAGACCCCAAAGAAGTACAAGAAATGAGGAACAAG ATAAGAGAGCAAAATTTGCAAGATATTAAAACAGCCGGACCTCAGTCCCAGGTTCTGTGCGGGGTCGTGGTGGACAGAAGTATAGCACAG GGAGAACTGATCACCGCTTCCAAAGCCATTATTGAGAAAGAGTACCAGCCAAAGGTCATAGTCAGCACCGCCGGgccaaacccctttaataaactgaCGGACCGAGAGCTCGAAGAGTATCGCAAAGAAGTGGAGCGCAAGCAGAAAGACGCTGAAG GACCCCCCGAAGAATTGGCAGAACATAAGGAAACTCTTCCAGACCATTCCCTAATCCGCACACCACCCAGCACCCCCATCAAGCAAGAGGAAG AATCTCAGCAAGAGCAGACTTACAGAGATGACAGTGACGCCGCAACCTTTAAGCAGACTCTCCCCGACCTCACGCCAGACGAGCCCTCCGAATCCCTCTGCTTCCCAACGTCTGCAAAACCAAACCAAGACGAAAAAGCTTCCGTGGAGGACCTCCCGCAGGTCCACACCGAGACCACCACCTCTCCCGAAGGAACGAAAGAACCCCAACCTCAGAACATTGAGCCTGCGCCTGCAATGCCGGCAGCGGAGGACGCAGCACAGGCAGATCCTGCACAGGCAGACGCAGGCAGCGACGAATCTCCAGGGAAATCTCCCtccaaaaagaagaagaaattccGCACGCCTTCCTTCCTGAAGAAGAACAAAAAGAAGAGCGAGTCCTAA
- the ADD1 gene encoding alpha-adducin isoform X8 yields MNGDSNAGVVTSPPPTNAPHKEKYFDRVDENNPEYLRERNMAPDLRQDFNMMEQKKRVSMILQSPAFCDELETMIQDQLKKGKNPTGLLALQQIADFMTTTVPSVYPSAPQGGMAALNLSLGMVTPVNDLRGSDSIAYEKGEKLLRCKLAAFYRLADLFGWSQLIYNHITVRVSSEQEHFLIVPFGLLYSEVTASSLVKINIQGEVVDRGSTNLGVNKAGFTLHSAIYAARPDVKCIVHIHTPAGAAVSAMKCGLLPLSPEALCLGEVAYHDYHGILVDEEEKVLIQKNLGPRSKVLILRNHGLVTMGETVEEAFYYIHNLVSACEIQVRTLASAGGPDNLVLLDPGKYKKSRSPESPSGDAVTHPKWLVGEQEFEALMRMLDNLGYRTGYPYRCPALREKAKKYSDVEIPASVTGYSFGSDGDSGTSSPLRHSFQKQQREKTKWLNSGRADEASDEGQNGGSPKSKTKWTKEEGLRSATSAVPSLFVPLNTDPKEVQEMRNKIREQNLQDIKTAGPQSQVLCGVVVDRSIAQGELITASKAIIEKEYQPKVIVSTAGPNPFNKLTDRELEEYRKEVERKQKDAEGPPEELAEHKETLPDHSLIRTPPSTPIKQEEESQQEQTYRDDSDAATFKQTLPDLTPDEPSESLCFPTSAKPNQDEKASVEDLPQVHTETTTSPEGTKEPQPQNIEPAPAMPAAEDAAQADPAQADAGSDESPGKSPSKKKKKFRTPSFLKKNKKKSES; encoded by the exons ATGAATGGTGATTCCAACGCAGGGGTGGTGACCTCACCACCCCCAACCAATGCTCCACACAAAGAAAAGTACTTTGACCGTGTGGATGAGAACAACCCAGAATACTTAAGGGAGCGAAACATGGCGCCTGACCTTCGCCAGGACTTCAACATGATGGAGCAGAAAAAGAGAGTCTCCATGATACTTCAGAGTCCG GCATTCTGTGATGAACTAGAAACAATGATTCAAGACCAACTCAAAAAAGGCAAAAATCCAACCGGCTTGCTGGCACTACAACAGATCGCAGACTTCATGACCACAACTGTACCAAGTGTTTACCCATCAGCGCCTCAAGGTGGAATGGCAGCATTAAACTTGA GTTTAGGAATGGTAACGCCTGTGAACGACCTTAGAGGATCTGACTCTATCGCCTATGAAAAGGGGGAGAAGTTGCTACGATGTAAGCTGGCAGCATTTTATCGATTAGCCGACTTGTTTGGGTGGTCCCAGCTTATCTACAATCACATTACT GTCAGAGTGAGTTCAGAGCAAGAACACTTCCTAATTGTTCCCTTTGGGCTCCTGTACAGCGAGGTCACTGCCTCTAGCTTG gtAAAAATCAATATTCAAGGTGAAGTAGTGGATCGTGGAAGTACAAACCTAGGAGTGAATAAGGCCGGCTTCACACTGCATTCTGCGATTTATGCAGCCCGACCTGATGTGAAATGCATTGTCCACATCCATACCCCTGCTGGGGCTGCA GTCTCTGCCATGAAATGCGGCTTACTGCCACTATCTCCAGAAGCCCTGTGCCTCGGTGAGGTGGCTTACCATGACTACCATGGCATCCTGGTTGATGAGGAGGAGAAAGTATTAATACAGAAAAACCTGGGTCCAAGAAGCAAA GTACTCATTCTCCGAAATCACGGACTCGTAACCATGGGAGAAACTGTTGAAGAGGCATTTTATTATATCCACAACCTTGTGTCTGCCTGTGAGATTCAG GTACGCACCCTAGCAAGTGCAGGGGGACCAGACAACTTGGTACTACTAGATCCTGGAAAATACAAAAAGTCTCGTTCACCTGAGTCACCGTCTGGAGACGCAGTTACACATCCAAAGTGGCTTGTTGGGGAGCAAGAATTTGAAGCCCTCATGCGAATGCTGGATAACCTA GGATACAGAACTGGCTACCCCTATAGATGTCCTGCCCTGCGGGAAAAGGCCAAAAAGTACAGTGACGTTGAGATCCCAGCCAGCGTCACTGGCTATTCCTTTGGCAGCGATGGTGACTCAGGCACAAGTTCTCCTCTCAGACACAGTTTTCAGAAACAACAACGCGAGAAGACAAAGTGGCTGAACTCTGGTAGAGCAGATGAAGCCTCAGATGAAGGGCAGAACGGAGGCAGCCCCAAGTCGAAGACTAAG TGGACTAAAGAGGAAGGGCTTAGATCTGCCACCTCTGCCGTCCCTAGCCTGTTTGTCCCATTGAACACAGACCCCAAAGAAGTACAAGAAATGAGGAACAAG ATAAGAGAGCAAAATTTGCAAGATATTAAAACAGCCGGACCTCAGTCCCAGGTTCTGTGCGGGGTCGTGGTGGACAGAAGTATAGCACAG GGAGAACTGATCACCGCTTCCAAAGCCATTATTGAGAAAGAGTACCAGCCAAAGGTCATAGTCAGCACCGCCGGgccaaacccctttaataaactgaCGGACCGAGAGCTCGAAGAGTATCGCAAAGAAGTGGAGCGCAAGCAGAAAGACGCTGAAG GACCCCCCGAAGAATTGGCAGAACATAAGGAAACTCTTCCAGACCATTCCCTAATCCGCACACCACCCAGCACCCCCATCAAGCAAGAGGAAG AATCTCAGCAAGAGCAGACTTACAGAGATGACAGTGACGCCGCAACCTTTAAGCAGACTCTCCCCGACCTCACGCCAGACGAGCCCTCCGAATCCCTCTGCTTCCCAACGTCTGCAAAACCAAACCAAGACGAAAAAGCTTCCGTGGAGGACCTCCCGCAGGTCCACACCGAGACCACCACCTCTCCCGAAGGAACGAAAGAACCCCAACCTCAGAACATTGAGCCTGCGCCTGCAATGCCGGCAGCGGAGGACGCAGCACAGGCAGATCCTGCACAGGCAGACGCAGGCAGCGACGAATCTCCAGGGAAATCTCCCtccaaaaagaagaagaaattccGCACGCCTTCCTTCCTGAAGAAGAACAAAAAGAAGAGCGAGTCCTAA
- the ADD1 gene encoding alpha-adducin isoform X2 — protein MNGDSNAGVVTSPPPTNAPHKEKYFDRVDENNPEYLRERNMAPDLRQDFNMMEQKKRVSMILQSPAFCDELETMIQDQLKKGKNPTGLLALQQIADFMTTTVPSVYPSAPQGGMAALNLSLGMVTPVNDLRGSDSIAYEKGEKLLRCKLAAFYRLADLFGWSQLIYNHITVRVSSEQEHFLIVPFGLLYSEVTASSLVKINIQGEVVDRGSTNLGVNKAGFTLHSAIYAARPDVKCIVHIHTPAGAAVSAMKCGLLPLSPEALCLGEVAYHDYHGILVDEEEKVLIQKNLGPRSKVLILRNHGLVTMGETVEEAFYYIHNLVSACEIQVRTLASAGGPDNLVLLDPGKYKKSRSPESPSGDAVTHPKWLVGEQEFEALMRMLDNLGYRTGYPYRCPALREKAKKYSDVEIPASVTGYSFGSDGDSGTSSPLRHSFQKQQREKTKWLNSGRADEASDEGQNGGSPKSKTKVWTNITHDHVKPLLQSLSSGVCVPSCITNCLWTKEEGLRSATSAVPSLFVPLNTDPKEVQEMRNKIREQNLQDIKTAGPQSQVLCGVVVDRSIAQGELITASKAIIEKEYQPKVIVSTAGPNPFNKLTDRELEEYRKEVERKQKDAEAPSIPSSRVLEEHTLYKDSKRPHTGPTDAQVESVKDQDASGLVTALPTNLSEVTNVIQQNDRFPVIEVSTPEIEEDMDGSLENTPETDSPHREFHTAVIRALNINPNLLPSSAGPPEELAEHKETLPDHSLIRTPPSTPIKQEEESQQEQTYRDDSDAATFKQTLPDLTPDEPSESLCFPTSAKPNQDEKASVEDLPQVHTETTTSPEGTKEPQPQNIEPAPAMPAAEDAAQADPAQADAGSDESPGKSPSKKKKKFRTPSFLKKNKKKSES, from the exons ATGAATGGTGATTCCAACGCAGGGGTGGTGACCTCACCACCCCCAACCAATGCTCCACACAAAGAAAAGTACTTTGACCGTGTGGATGAGAACAACCCAGAATACTTAAGGGAGCGAAACATGGCGCCTGACCTTCGCCAGGACTTCAACATGATGGAGCAGAAAAAGAGAGTCTCCATGATACTTCAGAGTCCG GCATTCTGTGATGAACTAGAAACAATGATTCAAGACCAACTCAAAAAAGGCAAAAATCCAACCGGCTTGCTGGCACTACAACAGATCGCAGACTTCATGACCACAACTGTACCAAGTGTTTACCCATCAGCGCCTCAAGGTGGAATGGCAGCATTAAACTTGA GTTTAGGAATGGTAACGCCTGTGAACGACCTTAGAGGATCTGACTCTATCGCCTATGAAAAGGGGGAGAAGTTGCTACGATGTAAGCTGGCAGCATTTTATCGATTAGCCGACTTGTTTGGGTGGTCCCAGCTTATCTACAATCACATTACT GTCAGAGTGAGTTCAGAGCAAGAACACTTCCTAATTGTTCCCTTTGGGCTCCTGTACAGCGAGGTCACTGCCTCTAGCTTG gtAAAAATCAATATTCAAGGTGAAGTAGTGGATCGTGGAAGTACAAACCTAGGAGTGAATAAGGCCGGCTTCACACTGCATTCTGCGATTTATGCAGCCCGACCTGATGTGAAATGCATTGTCCACATCCATACCCCTGCTGGGGCTGCA GTCTCTGCCATGAAATGCGGCTTACTGCCACTATCTCCAGAAGCCCTGTGCCTCGGTGAGGTGGCTTACCATGACTACCATGGCATCCTGGTTGATGAGGAGGAGAAAGTATTAATACAGAAAAACCTGGGTCCAAGAAGCAAA GTACTCATTCTCCGAAATCACGGACTCGTAACCATGGGAGAAACTGTTGAAGAGGCATTTTATTATATCCACAACCTTGTGTCTGCCTGTGAGATTCAG GTACGCACCCTAGCAAGTGCAGGGGGACCAGACAACTTGGTACTACTAGATCCTGGAAAATACAAAAAGTCTCGTTCACCTGAGTCACCGTCTGGAGACGCAGTTACACATCCAAAGTGGCTTGTTGGGGAGCAAGAATTTGAAGCCCTCATGCGAATGCTGGATAACCTA GGATACAGAACTGGCTACCCCTATAGATGTCCTGCCCTGCGGGAAAAGGCCAAAAAGTACAGTGACGTTGAGATCCCAGCCAGCGTCACTGGCTATTCCTTTGGCAGCGATGGTGACTCAGGCACAAGTTCTCCTCTCAGACACAGTTTTCAGAAACAACAACGCGAGAAGACAAAGTGGCTGAACTCTGGTAGAGCAGATGAAGCCTCAGATGAAGGGCAGAACGGAGGCAGCCCCAAGTCGAAGACTAAGGTGTGGACGAACATTACACACGATCACGTGAAACCCTTGCTGCAGTCTCTCTCGTCCGGTGTCTGCGTGCCAAGCTGTATAACCAACTGCTTG TGGACTAAAGAGGAAGGGCTTAGATCTGCCACCTCTGCCGTCCCTAGCCTGTTTGTCCCATTGAACACAGACCCCAAAGAAGTACAAGAAATGAGGAACAAG ATAAGAGAGCAAAATTTGCAAGATATTAAAACAGCCGGACCTCAGTCCCAGGTTCTGTGCGGGGTCGTGGTGGACAGAAGTATAGCACAG GGAGAACTGATCACCGCTTCCAAAGCCATTATTGAGAAAGAGTACCAGCCAAAGGTCATAGTCAGCACCGCCGGgccaaacccctttaataaactgaCGGACCGAGAGCTCGAAGAGTATCGCAAAGAAGTGGAGCGCAAGCAGAAAGACGCTGAAG CTCCGTCCATCCCAAGTAGCAGAGTTCTGGAGGAACACACACTGTATAAAGACTCGAaacgtccccatactggccctacAGATGCTCAAGTAGAGTCGGTCAAAGATCAAGATGCGTCTGGCCTGGTCACGGCTTTACCAACAAATTTATCAGAAGTTACAAATGTGATCCAACAAAATGACCGTTTCCCTGTCATTGAGGTGTCTACTCCAGAGATAGAGGAGGACATGGATGGCTCTCTAGAAAATACACCCGAAACCGACTCTCCCCACAGAGAGTTTCACACCGCTGTCATCCGAGCTCTTAACATCAACCCAAATCTGCTGCCTAGTTCTGCAG GACCCCCCGAAGAATTGGCAGAACATAAGGAAACTCTTCCAGACCATTCCCTAATCCGCACACCACCCAGCACCCCCATCAAGCAAGAGGAAG AATCTCAGCAAGAGCAGACTTACAGAGATGACAGTGACGCCGCAACCTTTAAGCAGACTCTCCCCGACCTCACGCCAGACGAGCCCTCCGAATCCCTCTGCTTCCCAACGTCTGCAAAACCAAACCAAGACGAAAAAGCTTCCGTGGAGGACCTCCCGCAGGTCCACACCGAGACCACCACCTCTCCCGAAGGAACGAAAGAACCCCAACCTCAGAACATTGAGCCTGCGCCTGCAATGCCGGCAGCGGAGGACGCAGCACAGGCAGATCCTGCACAGGCAGACGCAGGCAGCGACGAATCTCCAGGGAAATCTCCCtccaaaaagaagaagaaattccGCACGCCTTCCTTCCTGAAGAAGAACAAAAAGAAGAGCGAGTCCTAA
- the ADD1 gene encoding alpha-adducin isoform X1 has translation MNGDSNAGVVTSPPPTNAPHKEKYFDRVDENNPEYLRERNMAPDLRQDFNMMEQKKRVSMILQSPAFCDELETMIQDQLKKGKNPTGLLALQQIADFMTTTVPSVYPSAPQGGMAALNLSLGMVTPVNDLRGSDSIAYEKGEKLLRCKLAAFYRLADLFGWSQLIYNHITVRVSSEQEHFLIVPFGLLYSEVTASSLVKINIQGEVVDRGSTNLGVNKAGFTLHSAIYAARPDVKCIVHIHTPAGAAVSAMKCGLLPLSPEALCLGEVAYHDYHGILVDEEEKVLIQKNLGPRSKVLILRNHGLVTMGETVEEAFYYIHNLVSACEIQVRTLASAGGPDNLVLLDPGKYKKSRSPESPSGDAVTHPKWLVGEQEFEALMRMLDNLGYRTGYPYRCPALREKAKKYSDVEIPASVTGYSFGSDGDSGTSSPLRHSFQKQQREKTKWLNSGRADEASDEGQNGGSPKSKTKVWTNITHDHVKPLLQSLSSGVCVPSCITNCLWTKEEGLRSATSAVPSLFVPLNTDPKEVQEMRNKIREQNLQDIKTAGPQSQVLCGVVVDRSIAQRLSVYKGELITASKAIIEKEYQPKVIVSTAGPNPFNKLTDRELEEYRKEVERKQKDAEAPSIPSSRVLEEHTLYKDSKRPHTGPTDAQVESVKDQDASGLVTALPTNLSEVTNVIQQNDRFPVIEVSTPEIEEDMDGSLENTPETDSPHREFHTAVIRALNINPNLLPSSAGPPEELAEHKETLPDHSLIRTPPSTPIKQEEESQQEQTYRDDSDAATFKQTLPDLTPDEPSESLCFPTSAKPNQDEKASVEDLPQVHTETTTSPEGTKEPQPQNIEPAPAMPAAEDAAQADPAQADAGSDESPGKSPSKKKKKFRTPSFLKKNKKKSES, from the exons ATGAATGGTGATTCCAACGCAGGGGTGGTGACCTCACCACCCCCAACCAATGCTCCACACAAAGAAAAGTACTTTGACCGTGTGGATGAGAACAACCCAGAATACTTAAGGGAGCGAAACATGGCGCCTGACCTTCGCCAGGACTTCAACATGATGGAGCAGAAAAAGAGAGTCTCCATGATACTTCAGAGTCCG GCATTCTGTGATGAACTAGAAACAATGATTCAAGACCAACTCAAAAAAGGCAAAAATCCAACCGGCTTGCTGGCACTACAACAGATCGCAGACTTCATGACCACAACTGTACCAAGTGTTTACCCATCAGCGCCTCAAGGTGGAATGGCAGCATTAAACTTGA GTTTAGGAATGGTAACGCCTGTGAACGACCTTAGAGGATCTGACTCTATCGCCTATGAAAAGGGGGAGAAGTTGCTACGATGTAAGCTGGCAGCATTTTATCGATTAGCCGACTTGTTTGGGTGGTCCCAGCTTATCTACAATCACATTACT GTCAGAGTGAGTTCAGAGCAAGAACACTTCCTAATTGTTCCCTTTGGGCTCCTGTACAGCGAGGTCACTGCCTCTAGCTTG gtAAAAATCAATATTCAAGGTGAAGTAGTGGATCGTGGAAGTACAAACCTAGGAGTGAATAAGGCCGGCTTCACACTGCATTCTGCGATTTATGCAGCCCGACCTGATGTGAAATGCATTGTCCACATCCATACCCCTGCTGGGGCTGCA GTCTCTGCCATGAAATGCGGCTTACTGCCACTATCTCCAGAAGCCCTGTGCCTCGGTGAGGTGGCTTACCATGACTACCATGGCATCCTGGTTGATGAGGAGGAGAAAGTATTAATACAGAAAAACCTGGGTCCAAGAAGCAAA GTACTCATTCTCCGAAATCACGGACTCGTAACCATGGGAGAAACTGTTGAAGAGGCATTTTATTATATCCACAACCTTGTGTCTGCCTGTGAGATTCAG GTACGCACCCTAGCAAGTGCAGGGGGACCAGACAACTTGGTACTACTAGATCCTGGAAAATACAAAAAGTCTCGTTCACCTGAGTCACCGTCTGGAGACGCAGTTACACATCCAAAGTGGCTTGTTGGGGAGCAAGAATTTGAAGCCCTCATGCGAATGCTGGATAACCTA GGATACAGAACTGGCTACCCCTATAGATGTCCTGCCCTGCGGGAAAAGGCCAAAAAGTACAGTGACGTTGAGATCCCAGCCAGCGTCACTGGCTATTCCTTTGGCAGCGATGGTGACTCAGGCACAAGTTCTCCTCTCAGACACAGTTTTCAGAAACAACAACGCGAGAAGACAAAGTGGCTGAACTCTGGTAGAGCAGATGAAGCCTCAGATGAAGGGCAGAACGGAGGCAGCCCCAAGTCGAAGACTAAGGTGTGGACGAACATTACACACGATCACGTGAAACCCTTGCTGCAGTCTCTCTCGTCCGGTGTCTGCGTGCCAAGCTGTATAACCAACTGCTTG TGGACTAAAGAGGAAGGGCTTAGATCTGCCACCTCTGCCGTCCCTAGCCTGTTTGTCCCATTGAACACAGACCCCAAAGAAGTACAAGAAATGAGGAACAAG ATAAGAGAGCAAAATTTGCAAGATATTAAAACAGCCGGACCTCAGTCCCAGGTTCTGTGCGGGGTCGTGGTGGACAGAAGTATAGCACAG AGACTATCTGTGTACAAG GGAGAACTGATCACCGCTTCCAAAGCCATTATTGAGAAAGAGTACCAGCCAAAGGTCATAGTCAGCACCGCCGGgccaaacccctttaataaactgaCGGACCGAGAGCTCGAAGAGTATCGCAAAGAAGTGGAGCGCAAGCAGAAAGACGCTGAAG CTCCGTCCATCCCAAGTAGCAGAGTTCTGGAGGAACACACACTGTATAAAGACTCGAaacgtccccatactggccctacAGATGCTCAAGTAGAGTCGGTCAAAGATCAAGATGCGTCTGGCCTGGTCACGGCTTTACCAACAAATTTATCAGAAGTTACAAATGTGATCCAACAAAATGACCGTTTCCCTGTCATTGAGGTGTCTACTCCAGAGATAGAGGAGGACATGGATGGCTCTCTAGAAAATACACCCGAAACCGACTCTCCCCACAGAGAGTTTCACACCGCTGTCATCCGAGCTCTTAACATCAACCCAAATCTGCTGCCTAGTTCTGCAG GACCCCCCGAAGAATTGGCAGAACATAAGGAAACTCTTCCAGACCATTCCCTAATCCGCACACCACCCAGCACCCCCATCAAGCAAGAGGAAG AATCTCAGCAAGAGCAGACTTACAGAGATGACAGTGACGCCGCAACCTTTAAGCAGACTCTCCCCGACCTCACGCCAGACGAGCCCTCCGAATCCCTCTGCTTCCCAACGTCTGCAAAACCAAACCAAGACGAAAAAGCTTCCGTGGAGGACCTCCCGCAGGTCCACACCGAGACCACCACCTCTCCCGAAGGAACGAAAGAACCCCAACCTCAGAACATTGAGCCTGCGCCTGCAATGCCGGCAGCGGAGGACGCAGCACAGGCAGATCCTGCACAGGCAGACGCAGGCAGCGACGAATCTCCAGGGAAATCTCCCtccaaaaagaagaagaaattccGCACGCCTTCCTTCCTGAAGAAGAACAAAAAGAAGAGCGAGTCCTAA